From Vigna angularis cultivar LongXiaoDou No.4 chromosome 11, ASM1680809v1, whole genome shotgun sequence:
TTTCTGAACTGTGACTCTTTATTACCTCACTGTCTCATTTGGAAAGGTAATAAGATCCTAACTCATTCATATGTGTGATTATTATTTCAGAATTGATTTTCTTGAATCTGATTGCATGAGTTGAACTTGTAAATTTTACAAAGTTAAATTTCAGTTATTAGATCATTGACAGATATGTGTTAGTGTAGTTTAGGTATTTACATCTTTGGTTACAGAGTTTAATTCTGAATCTGCATTTGGCATTTGTGCATTATTGTGATTCTAGTTTTTGCAAGTTCAGATTGAATATGTGCAAAATCACAATTGAAACCAtcaaattttgttgaatttggaAGTAAGAAAGTCCATTTCTGCTGCTGCATGTTTCTTGACTGTTTTCACATTTGGACACCTTCCAATTGCTGATACAAACTTGTTTGAAGTGTCATATGCATATTTAAAACACTGCCATTGAATTTAGCAACTGCAGTTCCAATTTTATTGCCAATTTTATCATTTAGGTGCAGATTTAGTGTCTTTTTTTCTGCATAAATCCCAATTGCAACTGTCCTGTACTGCATCAAACAAGTGATTCACTCTGGTTATTCATCCCTTTGCAGACTACAATATTGCTACTCcaaatatctaaaatatagATCATGTTCTTCCCCTtacttaaatttgaaaaaacctCACTTGGAGATATCAACTATTTTGGCTGGCTTTAGGTTTGCAATGAGATAAGATTTGAGCATCCGAACCTCACTTGTAAGGGAAGCTACTTGTCCAACCAAAAAGAACTTTCATAAATCCCAACTGCAGCTGTCCCACTGCATAAATCCCAACCCTTCTCCTAGGATCCTTTTAAGTGCCACCTCTTTTTTCCAGCCCAAGGTTCATAACAAATCACTTCTCTTGGCATTTCCAATCTGCTGTCCCATTAATTTGCATTAAAAATCTGTTGTATTAAGAGTTTTTGATGCTCACGGTTTGTGGTTTTGTGTGACTTGTTGTAGACTATAATAGTAAAGATGAATGTTAATGTTGTTGTTGAGATAATTTAGGTAACGAGTGAGTGCAACCTATAATGCTGAAAGGTAATTAGAATGACatatatattagattttttCCTAAtgcatttctttgttttaatatttgtcATAAATATGTAGCCATGCCTAAGGTCAAGCGATTCCGAAATCTACAAAAATCATCACCTCAACCTGAATCTTTGGGTACTTTACCATCAACAAATGCTGCAACAGTGACTTCTCCAGTGATTGAAGACCAATCACCATCAACAAATCCTACAGTAGTGGCTTCTCCAGTGATTGAAGACCAATCACCATCAACAAATCCTACAATGTCTGAATCCATTGAAGTACAACCACATGTTTTAATAAGTCCTTCACCAACAAATGAGACCTCATCACATGATTCATTGAACTCAACACCATCGATGCCCACAGAAAACATAGAGCAACCTACAACATCCAAAAAACATGTTGGACGtgaatcttcatcattttgGATTGTCGATGCAATAGGTATATGTCATTTATTTTTCTGCatgcataattttttaaattttacttatggttgagtaagttttttattgttaaagacCTAGAAGGAGTTATCAAGAAAATAAAGGTGAAGGTCAGAGAAGTGAGTAACTTACCTAATGGGCAACGCATCATTGTAGAATTTGATGAGGTAGGCATGGCTATAGGCGAAGGACAAGGAGTACTTGCGGGATTTTGTGGGACATTGGCAACAGATGATAATTTATTTCCCATTAATTTTGAAAGGTGGTCTGGTAAAACAGGCATGCCTAACACCTACTTTTTAGAATGCTTTAAGGAAGTGTTACAGGTATATATATCATTCATGTATTCAAATGCCGCACACTTACTTTTTACTCACTAAccatgtttcttttttttcaaaagcttCGATTTTGTTTTAAGACTACTGAAGCTACTGCCCAACGATATTGCAAATTAACTTTGGGTAAGAAGTGGGCTGCACATAGACAAAGTTTATGGAATGAGTTTTATGatccaacaaaaacaaaagatcaGATCATATGTAATGTGCCCACCGGTATAGACAGAACTCAATGGGCTCACTTTGTTACATATCGTCTAAAACCGGAGACAATGGTacaagtttcattattgtttagGCTATGAATTGTttgtgtatattattattttgattgttATGTCAACTTACAATGGTTTCTTTTATAGGagatttgtaaaaaaaatagagaaaatcgcAAGAAGCAAGTAATTCCTCATACTGGTGGCTCTAAGCCTATCTCAAGAAGAAGACATGAGATGGTAGTGATATTAGTATACATGAagatttttagtatttttcaaaatttactatttattttaacttatccTTTTATTTAGCTTTTGGATAGTGGAGAGCTGCCTAGTCGTGGAATGTTATATATTGAGACTCATAAAAGAAAAGATGGCTCATTTGTAAATGATGAGGCAAAGGCTATAGCGGTTAGTTTTgctataatatgatatttttaaacattatactCCAATATTTAGATCTTTGACTACAACTTGTTATATGCCTATAGGAACAAATTGAAGTGGGTTTGAGTCAAAGCAGTGCAGATGAATCACAGATTTCCCCTCATGATGTTGTTGGTAGAGTGTTAGGCCCAGAGCATTCTGGGAGAGTGCGATGCATGGGTTTGGGAGCAGCTCCTACTAACTCATTCAGAAATACAAGAATGCGACTTTCAGATTTAAGCATTGGTTCATCTGGTACTACCACATCATCAACATCTTCTAATAAGTGGGAACAAAAGTACATGAATTTAGAATCCCAAGTTCAAACCACCTTGGGTGCGTTGAAAGCATATATGATAATGAAGGAAGGAAAGATTCCTGATGAATTGGCTACTTTCTTTAATCCTCAACCTCAAGTAAGTTACTAAATAAGTATAAGTATTATGCTTGATTTACTATAATTACTGTCAGCACATGCAATTGAGTTTAGGAAATAAATTTAACAGATGTTGATAAGTTGTGCTTttccaatattttattcattattcaaGTTCTGAGTATGATGGTTGCAGTAAGATTTATATGCATAGTGTGAGAATTAGGTATATGTCTGTGTTGTAGTTAGCTTTATTGATTGTTGCAGTAAGATTTTTATGTAGTATATGTGTTGTAATTAGCTTTATTCATTGTTGCAGTAAGATTTATTATCTGTGTTGCAGTAAGATTTATGTGCATAGTTAACTTTATGTATAGGGTACTATAAcacaagtttttaaatttttcttcccACTATGATTATTGTTGTAGAGTTGTTGTTTCCGCTGTAAGAGTGTTGAGGTTCATTTCAGGTGGAAGTTTCTTTTTTGAGTGGTGGTCAGAGGCACGCATTAATTTATTTACCCTTTGATCAAAGATGTTTATtctatttgattgattttttatatattattttcaaaatgtgaGCACAtgtaattgagtttattttattaatattttttatattatttcagcAAGCTCGTGATGATACAAATGAGCCAGAGTCTCCTTTGGGAACAAGACAATCATCTGATGGAAGTAACATTTAGGaaatttatgatattgttttaggataaaactatatttagtttattatgaattggataacatttctttctttgtaaTTATTTCTGCACTAGGATTACATTGACTTCTAGTCTATCCTGCTGTAACATACAAttgtttatcaatttatttttctaaattcctTCTTACACAAGGATTTTTGTTCTATggtatcaattttttattcagaggaattatatttttttggtatttaataattttaaaaataaattaaaaaaaaaagaaaagaaagaaattggtgaaaatagttagttattatatattttaataatcattaaaaaaaacgatattatatattttaataatcatgaAACGAAAAAACTGACAAAAATATAGGAAACTTTTGTGATcaaatagttgaaaataaagGAGGTTAAAAACCCCCACAAAATAACTGTCAGTAATAGAGGAGGTTTTTACCCTCCGCAGAAAAACCTCCGCAAATTGAACGTGATACCGGGGGTCGTAAAAAACCCCCGCAGATAGTTTGTGGCGACTCAAACTGCGGCGGTTTGAAAAACCCCCGGAATTTATTTTGCGGAGGGCAAAAACCATTAGATTTAATTGTTTCATTCTATTATGTCTTTCCTATCATTCAAATATCActaactattttataaaaaacgTACTAAATCATCTCTTCAGACAGAGGATTATTTCCTGTATACATAAAAATAGGTATTTTTCTGGAAGACAAGTTTGCCAATGTTTTTAGATTTGATTCCAGCGGTATGGATCTACCAACATATGCTTTTAACCGTTGAGTAAAAAGGTATACGTTTCATGTTTAATTAAAGGTAAAATATTCGTGTGTGACTGAAGGAGACCAGGTGAAATGGCATGAACCTAGTTCGATTGGTGTAATAAAACTAGTATAAAACCACACCTGCGTTCTCTTCTATTTTAAATacactataatttattttatactttttaatattcgacattaaattttttgttttttaataaaataatttttaacctCTTGTtgtatttaaaaagaataaagtgattaaaaatgaagaaaaagttatgaaaattaaaatgaatgaattaagtattgataaaattgatttatatgcGTGGCGTAGGGCGTGGGTAAAGATGGTGACAGACAGAAAATGTAAGGTCATTTTTGGCATATTTAATGCGTACCATTTTGCGGTGAAATGTCCCAATGGAGAATTGGCATAAGCAGTGAAATGCTTGTTGGAGCACGTGGATGGGTCAGGTTTTGTATATGAGACCGCACTGTCACAAATCTCAGCCATAACACCAACATATaacatctttcattaattgtgATTCGATGGATACCACATACCCACAAATGTCTCTTAAATACTCTACTTCCCTCCAAATTACGCATCTCACCTTTCTTCACTCTTTAATATACACCGACGGCCTTCTAACTAATcaaaacattacaaaaataactcATCAAACCTATACTATTCTTTTCATCGTTACGATCAAAGACTAAGATATCATACAAATGCATGCATAGACTACATATAAATACAAATCAAGTGGTAGTTAAAAGGAAATTAAGAATTATACATATagataaatatgtaaataattaattacacctaaaataataaattcaatatatattataagaatattatatatttgaatttgaacGTTAAGTTATACGAAATTTTATGattgaaaatgatattaataattCACGTAATTTcgacttatgttttatttttattttatcttttttataaatgtttttgaaaaaatttataagtgATATCAAAATTGAATGTCCCGTCCGTCTTGAATATTATATCTGGTTTAGGTAAGTATGTCACGTGAAAATGATAAGTaatataagtaaaagaaaatcataaaattatttttatattgagtaaatatatataaaaaattaataaatttattatcttaaaattttaaattataaataatattaattacatgaattagacttatattttaaagatattatatatttttcataaatatttataaaaatccATAACTAATATCTAAGtaatatgtaattattaattttatctgtATATTTAAGtttgtgattatttttatttttataatttttttacttgagtcatatattatttattaaacaagTCAAAAATATCTTTTGTTAGATTATTATCATCCGcattaacaaaatcaaatcttACTTTTTATTGTAAGAATCTGAACATTAATTTTCTCGAGAAATACCTATCACTGTAACCTATATTTTTTTCCTACgttttcaataattttacatagtttaaatatattcctttcttttcatctttcaaagtattttttaaatacaaaataataacaaagacTAACTCTTCAAAATGACTAATacttcaaatatataataattaaccaTAATAATGGTACTCAATATCAAACCTTGAGTCTCTTAAACCTTCTgataagaataaattttaattatttttaaatttcgaGTGAGAAACTTATCTTCCTAATATTTAAAAGTCAAAACATGAGACAAAACTCCTGCGACTCCTATGAGCCACACGATCCAGACAATGGTAATATCAAAATAGCATAAACCCGATTTTAGGCTACCCTTGCATTCGCTAATCACGGCTGCTCCACCCATTGAAGTGGCAAACAAATCTTCAAGAATGGATATccatatacatataatatatacgGATATCCAACCTTCATGAacaatatacatataatttcattattctacacatatattttaaaattattttttataacgttattaaaatatttttcttgacaaCTCATCTATCATTTATTTCTATCGCTTTATAAGAttataataattctttttaagattttatgtaGCAcagattacaaaaataataaattcgaTCGTTTAtcaaaaatgattatttatttgttatgtgTACTCCATGATAACTATATTAGTTATTTTCATAATGtttcttgaatttttaaaataatggataatgtaaacaaaaaatttcCAAAAGTACCTTAAAGCACTAGTTACATTTACTTTCCTAACAGATATGTCATCGTTCCCTAGAGTAAACACGCAGCAACTTCATTGATTGGAACCTAACAATTCTTGGTATGCAGCTGACAGAAAACCTTCTTACAAGGTCAGTGGTCAACAATGGTAAATTAGTAACAGTGTTCTTCTTTAAAAATTACCTGTTCTTAATATCTTagttaaataaaagtaattttgtaaaggaatatatattaaaaaatacaagaataatgaaaaaaaaaagataaagttaaACCTTAATTTGAAAACatgcagagagaaagagaagacaGTGAAAGTGTGTGATGgatgaagaaagaaagaaagagaataatAAGAGACAGGGTTTGTGTGTGCTAGGAATTTAGTGTGGTCAGCTTTTGAATTTATCGGTAAATGGTGAATTATCACTGCCGTTAAGCAAAAGATCTGCTGCTACTGCAACTTCACTGTTACTGCTACTGCATGCATGGTTGGAAACCCCATAACTCTCACTCTTTTCTGCTCGCCCTATTCAAATCCTCAGGTGACGTAATCTTCTACCTCTCCCTCTgtcaacaattatttttttctcatcatttcGAACACATTTTCCTCTTtacttcttctccttttaatactaactaataatttttttatttctgataCATTTGTACTGTTAATATACTCCAATTTTGTCACCTTTCAAGTGCCTATTATCTAGttcttgattttttaaaaacagtGAATAATTAAGAGTGTTGttgaaagaaatatattatgaatatatTAATTGTACTATTTCAATATTAACGAATGAATTTTACtagaacaaataaaaaaactttatattaGATGGGCAATGATTGTGAAGAAATAAATCTTATAAgggttaagaagtgaatttaagtgtaatttaatttcacaaaaccgtttataaaataaaatttacatttatttatatattataaattaatttatttttaattaatgctTCAACCATCTCTCACGTCGAAAACTAAAGTTAGAAATGTTGTTTGTAATTCTTGTTTCGCTTAACTTTATTTTAGACAACATGAGTAAAGTGAAGAATACTTTGTcaagaaaaaaagtttgaagTGTATTTCATGTATAGCACGCAacattatacatatattatatactaactcgttctatatattttaatgaaatttttctttacaatatttaaaagtaatttattaaagagttgtaatttatattttttttttcatttttacttccAACCGTCTATTGAATGCACTGACATCATATTTATTGCACTAAAATTAGCGTATTTATTGTATTGATGAAtggtaataatataaaaatatttttaatcacaaGTATTTGGTGGTATTAATAGATTTAATCATTTCGGAGACTTATATAGTATAGAATAGTCTTAAATaggttcttatattttttttaatgtcaatTAGGTtcttatttatgtaaaattgaatcaattttaacTTTGTCGTTAATTGGATCGGAAGACGTTAAATTTGTTGTCACGTGATATGCTGATTGTGCAATGGTTAAGCACGTGGCAGTGGAACTTCACACTCCTTTCGATTGGTGGGTGTTCGGCCACTCAGTCGGATGGTCGGTCGGCTTGGTGGGTGGTCGGCTTGGAGTTAGGTCACTCAGTCTCGTAGTCGGCCTGGTGGTGTCAAGAGACCGACCACCAAACCAAGTGGCCAAACTCCAGGCAGACCACCCACTAGGTCGACCGACCACCAGAACGAGTGACCGACCAACCACCAGATTGAGtgtccttatttttatttaaaacttaaaataaaataaattccacCACACTCTGTCAGGTCATTAAAAATTGCACAGTCAGCAAGCCAAGACCCTCCAATTTTAACGTTGTCCACAACAATTAACGGCAAGGACATtattaactcaattttacataaatagggaccCAATTGAACACTTTCAAAATACAACGACCTAATTGACACGAATCTGCAAAAATTAGGACCTCCAAAATTATTAAaccatattaatattataaaatgagattataTGTTTTAAAGTGTTTATAAATGGCTAAAGTGGTTAAcactataagaaaataaaacattttatttaccAACAAAATCGATTTTAAATGGATAAAGTCAATCAAAAACCCTTTGTAGGCActaaattagatattaaaaataaaagatagtaAAAATCTTAATCGTAAAATAGCTAGTCATCgatttcaaaatcaattattaaacaGCCACTAAAATTATAAccattaattagtttttaaaactttattcacCTTCAAATATTAGAAATCAATTTAACAACCAAACTTTTGATTGCTAATTTGGTAGGTAATATCTTAggattttcaaataaaagtacTTATAAAGGtaatatcttaaaaatttagctaatataataataatctgGACATTTGGTGTAGAAACGTCTCatttcccaaaaaaaaaaagaatcttgttatttttaatgtaaatgaatttaaaccataattatgaaatttttgaattaatacTTAGATGTTATGgattagaaaatttgttttcttagttatgaatttagaaagaaaaaaaaatcactaataCATATGCTCAGAAAATTATCCACATAGAGATGAGTTGGAAGCcggaaaaaaaaagggaaacaAGACATTACTCAGTCATAGCTTGCAGAAGCGTAAGGAAAAACATAGACACAACTCAAGGCATTTGCCCCCATCCTTAAACATCACTATTCATGTGTTATAATTTTtgagttaaataattttttaattttaaaattttgatttaaaattaaaatttgtttaaaattttgatagatTTTGGTATTTTGATACGTTCTagtttaaaatatctttaattgagttaaaataattatattcatttatttcataatttagagattaaaatatattaaaatttaagatacaaattaatcataattttatatataaatttagagactaaatatatatttatctttttctttcttatatttaGTATGTTAATAAGATGTATTTTGGTGGAAAATTTTAAAGAAGGATATggtcttttcttttaaatttataactGAAGTTTGTATATATAAGttgtaataattcaattatctCATTATATGTTTACTTTTTCTTactgattaaaagaaaaaaaatacaaaaatatttaagttattattttaaaaattatataaagtacTGAATAGATAAATAGACATAAATATCTTTTAGCATCAATTTATCATCGGTCAATAGAAATGCAATAAacagtaaatataaatttttatgattctTTTTCGTTAGTTAAATAGCATACCAACTTTTACAATGCATGCCTATTATTAAatccaaaaacatttttttcgtCCAAAAGTAAGATAAGAATGTGTTTTTGGATAGGTCTAACGCCAAAAAATGATACATGAAGGCAACCATTTTAGATAGGAATTGTTGACTAAGAGAAAAACTGGTTACCAGTAAGTCCAAAATGATAGAGCTCGTAGACTCATACTTGGATATATAAATCCGAGTTAATCCAGCTGACAGCAGCAACTGTTAAGAAAGGAAAACAGCTGAAATTGGTACCATCCAGAGAGtctaatgaataaaaaaatagcaGCTAAAATTGGTAATATCAGTTGTGTAGCTAGTTTAACTAGAGCTAGACATATGACATCTTCTGTGTGTGCATACAGTGCTCAAAAAATAGTTCAAcctacttaaaaaaaacaacttagGGTGAATTTGTTTTGCCAGTACTATATTTGGGATATAAAACTATATCTGGTTGAGTTGATTTGTGAATCCACGATTTACTTCCACCAATAACAAACAATACAacttttttaattcatatttgacTCATTCCTAAACAAATAAAGAGGTGCTACTAATAAGATGATGTTAAATcaagattaatatatataagtataactAGTTATAATTAATGACATTACACTTTTATTACGGAACTAGTATATGAATTGATGAATCTTAACTCGAACCATTAATATGTcattaatagattttaaaagaaatttgttatctcatatataaatagaaatgggaaatttatattttaattcattttaataaaatttaattttttataccttttttaaGATAAGTGATTTTTTAATCATGCAATCTTTGTATATACTACTTTACATAGTTTAAGTAACATGTTGATTTTTCAAGAGATAGTTTATAGGTTCAgtgagaaaaaaagttaaatgattATCCCGTATTTGGAAGCATATCACTAACCCTttattcacttgaatggatttgggggagagtgattgaatgaatttaagaggatttgaaggtaaattttttgttgtttatttgagtggatttggaggtaagtgagagtggatttcgaagtaaatttttttaatttgtcatatcaatcaaatgctacactaatttttacaaactttacttccaaattcactcaaataaacaacaaaaaatttaccttcaaatcctctcaaattcgtTCAATCACTCCCTTctaaatccattcaagtgaataaAGCCTAAAGGATTAGAAATGACACTCAACAAATATATTTGGTGTAGCTCAAACGTTGTGCTTAACACTCAAGTGTGgtataaatgtataaatgttTCTTGAACATATGTTAGTGCATAACATGGTCTTAGGTGTTTAAGCATTGGTTTAATGCACAAAGTCTTATGATAGTAAGAGTTTTCAGAACTTGCACCATTTCTTTCCACAAGTGGATGTCATTCAAGAACTTGCTAAAACACTCGAGCGATGAAGTTGTCATTGGAGTATAAAGgtctatgtattttttttttctaagattGTATTTGACTCATGCAAAATGGCAGTTGATGAGGTAATTCAATAAGAGTTCGTTTAAGAAAAACATGCTTAAAAGACAATGATGTTATGCTATGTAAATGTTGTTTAGTCGTGCTATCACTAAGAATTTTCTTTGTTAGTAATGAAATATTATCAACGACAATAAATCAATGCTAAACTCATATTCATCAACGAAtttcacattttaatttattgatagaTACTTTTGTCGGTATAAAGTCTGTTTGTAAAGTTCATCAGAAAGATTCATTGGTAAACTATAATTACTATTcctgataaatatttttattgataacttATCATCTTAatactaaaaacaaaagttgGCAGATTTAatggagtttttttttatatatcaaggGGAGATGGATGATAAGAAGGGAAGAAGAtaagataaatagaaaaataaggaTGTGTAAGAGGAGAAGATGACACGATGATGGTGACAATGGTTGCTAGAGTTAGACAAAGAGatgaaagaagaggaagataaaaaatgaaaacaaatagaAGCATGATGACGAGGATGATTTGAAGGTGACAGTGGTGACACAACTGACCCACAACAATGGAGttaggaagaggaagaaatatatttgacttgtatttatagatttctcTATAAATTTCTAATTAAGGTTTATTTAATAATGGCCAAATTTTGTTTAACTTAATTTGATGATTAACTTGATTTAATTAACACTAATCGATTTCATCTAAATTCAAACAATCAATTTGGTACAATTTGATTGATATGTACCTATAGTACAAAAAAGAACGTTAACTATGATCGATATATGATATTCTTTGTCATAATTATACCATAATTTTAGGGttataaacaattatattaagttatttaataataaagattgcataagtgatgtaaaaaaatatatccgCTAATTGATTATTTCACATTATATAACTTTAGTAAAACACgtgttcttttttattataaataattaattcaattttaaaaataattgaatttaaacaaatagtaatatgaaaagataaaataataaaataatactttaatttaaaaaataattaaatttaaatcaatggtcattaaaagataaacatagaaatgtgattattttagtttaaaataatagttacttaaaatatacaattgaaaagaaaatgtatacATGATaaatgagaattttttttttatatataggtataaatgaaaaaaaaaatgtaagattaTGGTGTTTCTATGACTTACATATGAGAGAACACGGCGACCATTTTATGCTTAAAGATATAGGTGCTACCACTTTAGGATCTAATTGGTTTAATACTAAATGTTTAGAGCCTGACAATATATAGTAAGGATAACCGAGAACAATCACTTTGTAATGTAGATAGTGATAAAGGTATACTAGTAGTAGTAAGAGATAACATCTCCAACTTAAACAAATAATGATATACTTAATCAAGTAAGAAGTGTGATTTATAACCTgggaaaaaattaaataatctagtgataattatcaattaaaatttctAAATGATTAATATGCATTTGAAATTCccaataataatttaaagattTTGAACTTCACTAACTAATTACGTACTATTTATATGTCTCAACATAGAAATAgacttttttatttgtattacttTAATCTAAACTAATATGGTTGCTTCTCACATATCTTTACcatatcattatattatttttttctaaattatgttTCCGCATAATTATGTATTATGTGTTGATCTTAATTGGATACACGAGTCGTgcatgtataaaatatttagcaGGACATGTCGAGTGATTTTGATctgaattaatttaatatgaGATGCAAGCTTATGATAATAAttgcatattaaaaaaataatgatacaataatacatttttatatttatttgacatacagtataaaaataaattattataaaaaaattgatttttatattttttttcaaaaagataaaaaaaaatattaaataaatataaagaatttatacattttcaaaaatcattcattactcattaaaaatacttttaatatatg
This genomic window contains:
- the LOC108332922 gene encoding uncharacterized protein LOC108332922, whose protein sequence is MPKVKRFRNLQKSSPQPESLGTLPSTNAATVTSPVIEDQSPSTNPTVVASPVIEDQSPSTNPTMSESIEVQPHVLISPSPTNETSSHDSLNSTPSMPTENIEQPTTSKKHVGRESSSFWIVDAIDLEGVIKKIKVKVREVSNLPNGQRIIVEFDEVGMAIGEGQGVLAGFCGTLATDDNLFPINFERWSGKTGMPNTYFLECFKEVLQTTEATAQRYCKLTLGKKWAAHRQSLWNEFYDPTKTKDQIICNVPTGIDRTQWAHFVTYRLKPETMEICKKNRENRKKQVIPHTGGSKPISRRRHEMLLDSGELPSRGMLYIETHKRKDGSFVNDEAKAIAEQIEVGLSQSSADESQISPHDVVGRVLGPEHSGRVRCMGLGAAPTNSFRNTRMRLSDLSIGSSGTTTSSTSSNKWEQKYMNLESQVQTTLGALKAYMIMKEGKIPDELATFFNPQPQQARDDTNEPESPLGTRQSSDGSNI